Genomic DNA from Chaetodon auriga isolate fChaAug3 chromosome 13, fChaAug3.hap1, whole genome shotgun sequence:
CGCGCTCCCTTTGTGCTGTCTGTCTCGCGCACTGTGGATATAACGGGTTAAACCATTCCCGCAGCGCGAGAGGGGGGTGGAGAGGAGCTATTCATGTGAATGTATGGGAACGAATGGGCTTGGTGACTCGTGgccaaatgttgttgttgtcggGGATAAAGAGACGGGGAGacaggagggaagaggggagggagagggagaaagtgagagagaggggacgaagaaagagagaggggggtcAGGATGCAAAGAGGGTGTATTTGCGGTATGTTATTTAGAGGGAAAAGCGTTAGAGTCGTcagaaatatgattaaaaataattgttttaaCAAGTGGTGCGTACAAAACAACTTAATTGACGTTCTCTACATTTAAAGCAGTTTCTTTGTTGTTCGGACTGAAAACTGTATAATCACCACGCACTTAAACGCACCCTCCGCACACTAAACCATTTGCTTCTCACATGCAATGGGCTTTCTGGTAAGCTCGCTCTCATACAAGATTATGCAACTGAGATATAATTACATCCAGTGTAATGGaagggggaaaacaaaacataagtAGTGGCCTTGTCTTTTGAGAGCTTtttgtgctgctgcctgttaCTTCCCTCAGCACCAACCCACTGTCTGTTCAGGACCTTGGAGAGCtctcagcctgctgcagccacctGTGTCATTGAAGAGCGGTGGATTTATTTCTATCAtaaaaaatcaaagcaaactCATTTTAAGACCGCTGCGTGGGTTGTTATACGCCAGGACCAGAGATTTTAACAAATATAGCCACTTTGCAGTTATGATCACTTGTGAATCCAATAATAATAAGGATCAGAACAGTCTTAGCTGTGTTGGTGTTGGCAGACTGCGCCTCTATACGTCTACAGACACTCCGCCAGACTTTTGCAAAAAGagccaaataaaagaaaacaggaaaagaattTATTCTGAGCTCTGCAGATGAGCTAGTATGTGGATACCATATGGGCCAATAGCGCCATCTCCTGGAGAACATGTTCGCTCTTTATGGCGATGTGTGCAACCtaaacacagtttttaaagCCAAAAAACCTTTTATAATCTATAGAGGCAAATGTAGTTCAGTGTATCCCAAGAGACACACTGACAAGGTACAAGAACTACTCGCCTGCTCCATGttggaaaacattttacatttggtGTCTCGTTTTCATGGTTTGCTGTCACATGATGTTGATTTGGCACACAGGCCCGGGTCATCATTCACAGAAAAAGATAATCACATGTCATCTTTAAAACGTTACTGGCGTCTATAAGTGTTTATTCctgctcctgcttcctgtttatttATGCTCTTCAGTGATCCTCTTTCGTTGGTGACCAGGGTTTCATGTCACTTCACAGGTTACGTAACGATATAATATCAGACTGAGACAGAAGGGTCTTTAATATAAGAAGGCCTGGCTGTTACTCACTATTTGTTCTTACCGGAGAGCCTGAAGCCCtttttaagataaaaatatCGAGATCACAAAGATCAACAGACAACGTTTTTAAACATGGTGCAAATTTTCagtcaaaaacagcacattttgttCGTATTGTAGCTGTGCCAGCTGACTTACAGGCTTCTATGTATACTGTTTTCCTGTGTGGACGCGCAGCAGCATCTGCGCCTTTAAGAGCATCTCTGACAGCATCCTCCTCTGTCACGGACGCGCACATAGCAGCTCAATATTTGAGAATACAGCTTAGCTTTCTGCACTCGCATCTTCCTAAAGATACATCACAACATCGCACAGTTACATTTAACAGCATTATTTCTCCACTGGACATTGATGCATTTGCCTCAACGGTCGCCGTAGCGGTCCAACCGATCGTTCTtgcttttatttccttccttcccGCATCCAAAGACTGATCTACGCTACAAGATGGCTGAGTTGAATTTGGGGAAGGGGCTGACTGCAGGGAAAGTGGCCAGCAACGTTCAGAAAAAGCTAACGAGAGCCCAAGAAAAGGTAAAAGATGCTCCCGagcgtgtgaatgtgtgcggAATGCTTGTTCAGGCCTGCAAGCCGCGAAGCAGCAGTGCCGCTGCCGCATCCAGCAGCAAAGCGCAGTGTCGCATCACGACATCATAACAGTCATGGCAGTGATGCTGTGTTTGGAGATGGGGATGCCCACTTAGAGTGCATCTGTCCTGCAGTCAGTTTCATCCCGTGGGCACGTACATGTTGCGGTGAGAAATACTATAGGCCTCATGATTTCATCTCATAATTTAACCCATGACTGAAGTGTTTCTGGCATGTTAAAACAATACTTGGGAGTCTTAGTGAGTGTTTGTCACACAAATGATAAGTGCAGAAAGCGCCTCTTGCATTGTATTGACACTGTGATTCTAATTATTACTAATGCTGCAGTAAGTATAGGTGGTAGATATGAGGCCTAGCCTGTGCGTTCATGCTCTTGCGCGTTCTGCACTGAATAAATGACAGGGGGCGCTATTTGTCTATCATAATGcatcatatactgtatgtcttaaGAGAGCCAGGCAGAGAGAGTAGAGATGGTGTGCGTTAAATATGCGTTATTGTTTTGACAACATGTACATGAGCTCATACGGAAATAACAGTTAGAATCCATACATGCATTTATGAATAATATAAATGTGGCTTTTCTCTTATTTATTCACTGATCAAAAGATTAAACAGCATTCACCCACAAATGCAAAGAAATTGTGTTAAACTTAGAAGAAAGTGAGAGCTCAAGACAAGAAAATAGGTGAATGATCATGTGTGCAGTGGACTTTATGGAAAATGTCTTCCGTCCTGAACTGCTTAACTTATCCTTTGGTGTTATCATTAATGTTATCATGTGTTTGGCTGACAGGTTCTTCAGAAGCTTGGCAAAGCCGATGAGACCAAAGATATTGCTTTTGAGGAGGGAGTGATCAACTTCAACAAACAATATGTGAGTACAGTCCAGTGTACGGTGCTATGTTGTATGGCAGAGTCTAATTTTCCCAGAAATCAATGATTATTCGGACCAATTATTAAATTAGAATACATCTTATAACGATACATAGATCACCAGatgttcagtcttttctgtacattctgcacatactgtacaaactgATTTTTGCATTcgctcagtgacagtgacacactGTATCGACTGCTTTGTGTCCTGTGCCTCATGTTTTACGTTTCACCCCCAGGCTGAAGGCAGCAAACTGCAAAGGGACCTAAGGGCATACCTTGAGGCAGTCAAAggtgtcagacacacaaacatatacggATTCACACTGCTGTATACatgaatacactcacacacaccttgaaTGGACCAAGACACACGTAGACTCACAATCATGCACATACAGAGATGCACCTTAATCTTCATATGATGTTCCACTAAtggatatgtgtgtttgtcctcagcCATGCACGAGTCCTCCAGGAACGTGCAGGCCTGTTTGGCTGACATGTATGAGCCGGACTGGTACGGCAAGAATGAAGTGGATTCCATCGTGGAGGTCAGAAAAACTTTTCATGAATGTGTTTAACATAGATGTGTGAAAGCATGAGGACAAGCCGGTTCCCATATTAAAAGTCCAAACCACTTATTATAGTGTATGGTAGttgattgagtgtgtgtttgtgggtgttttgCTCCTGATTAGCTCCTGGAACACAGCAGCTATATAGAGTAcgcacagctgtgtgtgattGGTTTCCTTGGCTTTTTTGCTGTCCTCTTGACAGCAAAATTACACATTAGCATCTCTTGTGAGAAATGTTGAGTAGCTCATTAAATTTTCCTGCAACTTCATTAAGTTTGCTCTTTAAATGGCTTTTGAATTAATGGTTCTTATCTGATAAAACTACTATGAGCTTGCTGCAAGGAAATACTGCGATCAGTTAAAAGGGTTTCAGTTTGTTCTTAATTTGCATACAAGACCACACTCCAATATGTGgcagcagagctgctgaattaACTCTCAACTCTAAGAGATGGAGAACTACATCCAGGAAGCATACTTTTGCAGTAAAACAAGCATGTCAAGCAGTTTGCCTTATTTAATCTCTGACCCTGGTCCTGTTATGTGCATCCGTGCTGCAGGACTGTGATGTGCTCTGGACTGACTACCACCAAAAGCTGGTCGATCATGCTCTCATCTCAATGGATACTTACCTTGGCCAGTTTCCTGATATCAAGGTGAGCTGTGCGTTCACTGAGACCTCTGGCAACCATGACCAATAATCATTGGCATCAAGTGTTCTTGCAGTAACACCCAAGCTGTCCTCCACGTCATACTTTATATTGTGATCTTACTGCAGTTTTGCTGATCGtacactgctgtatttgtatttcAATTGCATTGAATTATACATATTCAATAGAAAAATAACTGCTGAAAAGATATAAGATGCCAAATCTTTAATAACATCTGATGTCTACATCTGTGAGCTGTTGCTTTGCTGGAAGCAAATTGGATGCAGGTGGAGATGCTGAATGGCAAAcactcatcctcctcttttcttttgtccagGCACGTATAGCTAAGAGGGACAGGAAGCTGGTCGATTACGATAGCGCCAGGCACAACTATGCCACCACACACAAGACCAAGAAAAAGGACGGGGCCATTAAAATAACCAAGGTAAAACAAGTACAAAACACTGCTTATGCTAACATGTATCAAGTTTGACAGCGTTATATGActtccctcgctctctctcttccagccGTCCTCCTTGTTGGAGAGGGCCACTCCAGGCTGGGCTCAGGGTATCTTGTCTGCACACAATGTTGCCCAGAGCAGTCTGTCCAGGAGCCAGGTACACGATAATCTTACTGCTCTTCCTACAAGGTCTGATGACTGTGAAACAGTGATAAGGGGTGTCCCGGTAGCCCAGCGGTCAAAGACACATGAGATGGAACAAGGAGGGCCTCAGCTGAACTTGTTTCAGCGTGTCAtcactctctttttctgtcccctGTTACTCCCCACTGCCACAACAACTGCAGCCAAACTATGTAATTCATCATGCcaacacattgtgtgtgtgtgtgtctgtttcaggcTGAGGAAGAGTTGGAAAGAGCCCAGAAGGTGTTTGAGGAGATTAATATTGACTTGCAAGAGGAGTTACCTTCACTGTGGaacaggtgtgtatgtgtgtgtgagactgattTTCCTGTTGATTGATGCTATAATTACTTTTCACTTACATCTGTGCTACATTTACCCTTACAGGATATTCAATTAAGTCAAGCCAGTAATGCGGtcaatgctctctctctctctcttctctgcccTCTCTAGTCGTGTTGGGTTTTACGTCAGCACCTTCCAGAGTTTGGCTGGTTTTGAGGAGAAGTTTCACAAGGAAATAGGCCGGGTGAGACTTGTGTATAGACCTCCATTAATGCCGAATTTAGATAAAGaccagacaaaacaaattgACGCAGTGTATCAGATAACAGTTGATGGAAAATGTCGACCGTGCCAACTTTGACTACATCTGCAAGAGCTGCAGTTGAATCTAGAAATGTTAATGTCTTGCTGTCCTTCAACACTGTTTTTGAAACCCAGTGCAAAGATTGTcattattcttttcttttttcctgttgcaAAACTACAGTAAAATATTGGGTTTTAACTGACTGTCGTGAGATAATCTGCTGTATTACTGACTTAGCTTGATAAGTCTCTTTGACTTTGCATGTAATGATGCATATGAGCTATAGCAGGCAGACACACTGTACAGCACTTTAATATTACAGAGCAGGAGTAACACAAAACGCAAGACAATGATTATTTTGATGATTTATTTTGGGTGTGTGATGTGATGCTCTTGGTGTTGAGTCTAATATCTAACACTCCATCTTTCCCCTCTGCAGTTGGATCAGGATTTGTATGATATCTTggagaaactggaggaaacagaTCCAACCAGGTTAGTGAGCAATGATCCATCATATAAACTGGATCACAGCAAGACTTTCTACTGCAATGTGCCTCATAATAGCTTGTGTACCTTATTAATCACTTTGActataatgtgtttattttttaatgtttaaatgtatttgaatATTCTGTCAATGTCAATAATTTTGATTCTGCATGGAATTTAATGTCAAGATATCtaatcagcatattagcatCTTTAAAAATTAACCAGTAACTGATAGTGATGCTATTCAGACTCAGAAGTGCTGATACTGTGCCCACTCAGGTAAAAGCCCAGTAACCTCAGGTTTTTacagctctgaaaaacaaacaaacaaacaaacaaacaaacaaacaaacaaacaaacaaacaaacaaacaaacaaacaaacacatcatgtacctgaaaacagctgtttgtgttgacatcTAGGAATCATTAGGAGGAGGAGTGCTGAGCCTCATCAATCACTCTCAATGATCAATCACTATGGCTAGTCATATTAACCAGCAAAGAAAATACCCATGCCTACATCTCTTTCTAGACCTAATCCTTTTCACAAATGTCTGTGAATATTTTAACCTCTTGAGAGCACATAGTTCATTGTGCTTGGTGAATGCAGTGTACTGCATCAGAAGTGGAAATCGAATTGAATTAAAAGTATATATAAAAATGCTCCCCTttgttaacctgccatcccCCTTCCCATGACCTAATCATGAGGCCATTTccccattaaaaacaaatctcaATTTGGGTACAACATGTATATTTGCTGTCTTAAGCATGACCAGTTGAATAATCGCTGTGGCACCTGACATATTCATGGAGGATAAATGATGGAGACGCTGAAATGTCTATCCGATTATTTTTCTGATGTTCCGAAAACATTGTAAGCTGCAGTAATAGATAAACAAAATGGCACGCATTAACCTGGAGCAACCCCTGAACCCCCCTTacagaaagacagataaaaGCGGCGCCTCATCGTCAGGAACAAATAGGAGGTAACCTGCAGCAACTGTGGTAACCATTGGTGACACaactcttgtctgtctgtccaactgacctgtctgtccagctatctgtctgtcagtcagtctgcagccTTGGGAGATCATATGGGAGATTTAGTGCTTGGTTGTGCAAGTGAATTCATAGACACACTGATCAGAGAGTCGAGCGCCCAGAGCTGCAGATATATAAGAGTTGAGCAAACCTGCATGTTTAATGCTGCACCAGGCAAGACTGTTACATAACAGGACAACCCAAATCTGAAGGTATGCAGTATCTCATCTCAGACTAACTGAGGACATAAATCAAAGTGTTCGCCCTAGAATATGTCAATTTTCACCTTGAGGCAAGGAGAGTATCTTCAGTCCtgcttcacatttttctttcttttattcacCAATGTTAGACCTTTTAACACTTGTTGTACCTTTAGTATCCTATTGGATATCCTATTAGCCAATGTACACGGTGGGATGAATCCACGAGGGGACCACAGGGCATAAATGAGTTGCTGGGCCCCTATTAAGCCCCTTGTTTTTTTGGTTATCTACAGTCTCTGTGCATCTTTGACTGAACAAGTTAATTTAGCAATACGGACCAGAGAAGCACAAAACTGATATGATAAAGATCTTAAAACTGGATCAAGCCACAAAATCAGGTAAGCAGGACCCACCTTAGGGCCCTTATCATGTCAGTTGATTGCTTTGATGCTGCATTTTCCAAACAAAGTCACACATATTTTAACAGATGAACTGCAGGCACACAGTAAACCTGGAATACTTGAGGGGCCCTGGAGTTTTGAGGGCCCCAGTTGTCCGCTTTCAGTCTTGGTAATGTAGTGCTTGTAAAGAGCTACCTCGTGCTACCATTTGAAACCAAGGTACTACAACATTGCCTGGTCCAGCAATAAGTCGCAGGTTTTCCAGCCCGTAAAATATCCGCAGATCTTTGGCAGCTGCCGAATGCCTCTGTCACTGCCGGCT
This window encodes:
- the bin1a gene encoding myc box-dependent-interacting protein 1 isoform X4, giving the protein MAELNLGKGLTAGKVASNVQKKLTRAQEKVLQKLGKADETKDIAFEEGVINFNKQYAEGSKLQRDLRAYLEAVKAMHESSRNVQACLADMYEPDWYGKNEVDSIVEDCDVLWTDYHQKLVDHALISMDTYLGQFPDIKARIAKRDRKLVDYDSARHNYATTHKTKKKDGAIKITKPSSLLERATPGWAQGILSAHNVAQSSLSRSQAEEELERAQKVFEEINIDLQEELPSLWNSRVGFYVSTFQSLAGFEEKFHKEIGRLDQDLYDILEKLEETDPTSGKEASNHTLRPGGPPPIPKSPSKLKPAVPPPPKVTPSKELKTENIINLFDAAATPDISVTSPTEPANWDSWGESAAAPAATVEEAATEETREEAPEPTEEASKPADMPPGFQFKVQVMHDYAANDTDELEMKAGDVVLVILFDNPEEQDDGWLMGIKESDWQQDKENAVKGVFPENFTQRL
- the bin1a gene encoding myc box-dependent-interacting protein 1 isoform X3, whose protein sequence is MAELNLGKGLTAGKVASNVQKKLTRAQEKVLQKLGKADETKDIAFEEGVINFNKQYAEGSKLQRDLRAYLEAVKAMHESSRNVQACLADMYEPDWYGKNEVDSIVEDCDVLWTDYHQKLVDHALISMDTYLGQFPDIKARIAKRDRKLVDYDSARHNYATTHKTKKKDGAIKITKPSSLLERATPGWAQGILSAHNVAQSSLSRSQAEEELERAQKVFEEINIDLQEELPSLWNSRVGFYVSTFQSLAGFEEKFHKEIGRLDQDLYDILEKLEETDPTRKTDKSGASSSGTNRSGKEASNHTLRPGGPPPIPKSPSKLKPAVPPPPKVTPSKELKTENIINLFDAAATPDISVTSPTEPANWDSWGESAAAPAATVEEAATEETREEAPEPTEEASKPADMPPGFQFKVQVMHDYAANDTDELEMKAGDVVLVILFDNPEEQDDGWLMGIKESDWQQDKENAVKGVFPENFTQRL